The Fervidibacillus albus genome contains a region encoding:
- a CDS encoding DMT family transporter has protein sequence MKRFQMYRSYIFIVLGAGLWGTIGVFVKYLQTAGFSSMEITAIRVIIAFLFLLFIGMIKYRPALKIRLKHFPLFIGTGVFSITFFNWSYFTAIKEMSISVSVILLYTAPAFVALLSWAFLGEKMNGRKITSIIATIIGCVLITGLTDIQAASITKFGLFIGLCSGFGYALYTIFGRISVRFYSSFTITFYTFLAATLFLLPASKLWEKGNDLFNGEVLLYSLALGFIPTVLAYILYTEGLKNVEGSVASIFATIEPVVALLIGLLLFDESFLPIQWLGTAFILFAVVNVNRSNRSSKQKWGWKANKGEIGNEGKW, from the coding sequence TTGAAACGTTTTCAAATGTACCGTTCGTACATATTTATTGTGCTCGGTGCCGGGTTATGGGGGACGATTGGGGTATTCGTCAAATATTTACAAACTGCAGGATTTTCTTCGATGGAAATTACGGCGATTCGGGTAATAATCGCCTTTCTCTTTCTTCTTTTCATCGGAATGATTAAATATCGGCCAGCGCTAAAAATCCGTTTGAAACATTTTCCGTTATTTATCGGAACGGGGGTTTTTAGTATCACCTTTTTTAATTGGAGTTATTTTACAGCGATTAAAGAGATGTCCATATCTGTCAGTGTCATCCTTCTTTATACGGCCCCGGCTTTTGTCGCCCTTCTTTCCTGGGCCTTTCTCGGTGAAAAAATGAACGGTAGAAAAATAACGAGCATTATCGCCACGATCATCGGCTGCGTACTGATTACCGGTTTGACGGATATTCAAGCGGCATCCATTACGAAGTTCGGTTTATTTATCGGTCTTTGTTCCGGTTTTGGTTATGCGTTATACACGATTTTCGGACGGATTTCGGTAAGGTTTTATTCTTCCTTTACAATTACATTTTACACATTTCTAGCAGCAACTCTATTTTTATTGCCTGCATCAAAATTATGGGAAAAGGGAAACGACCTTTTCAACGGTGAAGTCTTACTTTATAGTCTCGCCCTCGGATTCATTCCAACAGTCCTTGCCTATATTTTGTATACGGAAGGATTGAAAAATGTCGAAGGAAGTGTCGCATCGATTTTTGCGACAATCGAACCAGTTGTTGCTCTACTGATCGGGTTATTATTATTCGATGAATCCTTTTTACCTATTCAATGGCTCGGTACTGCGTTTATCCTGTTTGCTGTCGTAAACGTCAATCGTTCGAATCGTTCGAGCAAGCAAAAATGGGGCTGGAAGGCGAACAAAGGTGAGATCGGAAATGAAGGAAAA
- a CDS encoding carboxypeptidase M32 yields the protein MKEIEKDFLRYVNKITHYEEAISLMYWDLRTKAPANSVEQRSNSIATLSTELHKMRTSEQLKEMFTALLSDEATGVISEITRKSALECKKDYDLYKKIPIEQYEEFVKLQSKAESVWEEAKEAADFKRFEPYLEQLVEKTKTFIGYWGYDKNPYDTLLDQYEPGITVELLDEVFAELRDGIIDLLKDIQHSPKKFDPSFIYHPFPKEQQEAFSLDVLKQFGYDFQSGRLDDTVHPFEITINPSDVRITTKYDENDFRVAIFGTIHEGGHALYEQHISKDLIGTPLLAGTSMGIHESQSLFHEIFIGRNRSFWQYHYDRFKSYAKGQFDDVSLDDFYRAINEVKPTLIRIEADEVTYPLHVIIRYEIEKALFNGEIEVKDLPKIWNEKYKQYLGIEPENDGVGVLQDVHWAGGSFGYFPSYALGYMYAAQMKHAMLKDIPDFDDRLANGDLEPIEEWLRENVHRFGKMKKPLEILQDATGEPLKAKYLLEYLREKYKNIYDLA from the coding sequence ATGAAGGAAATAGAAAAAGATTTTTTACGATATGTAAATAAAATCACTCATTATGAAGAAGCGATTAGTCTCATGTATTGGGATCTACGAACGAAAGCGCCGGCAAACAGTGTGGAACAACGATCGAATTCGATTGCAACCCTTTCGACAGAACTACATAAAATGCGCACATCTGAACAATTGAAAGAAATGTTCACCGCTTTATTAAGTGATGAAGCAACGGGGGTTATCTCGGAAATTACGAGAAAATCCGCTTTGGAATGCAAAAAGGATTACGATCTTTATAAAAAAATACCAATTGAACAATATGAAGAATTTGTAAAATTACAATCGAAGGCGGAATCCGTTTGGGAAGAGGCGAAGGAAGCGGCTGATTTCAAACGATTCGAACCTTACTTGGAACAACTCGTCGAGAAGACGAAAACCTTTATCGGTTATTGGGGATATGACAAAAACCCGTACGATACGTTACTTGACCAATATGAACCAGGAATTACCGTTGAACTTCTCGATGAAGTGTTTGCAGAACTTCGGGACGGAATTATCGATTTATTAAAGGATATTCAACACTCACCGAAAAAATTCGATCCATCTTTCATATACCATCCGTTTCCAAAGGAGCAGCAAGAGGCGTTTAGTTTAGACGTATTGAAACAATTCGGGTATGATTTTCAGTCGGGAAGATTGGATGATACGGTCCATCCATTTGAAATTACCATTAATCCATCCGACGTACGCATTACGACGAAATACGACGAAAATGATTTCCGTGTTGCTATTTTTGGAACGATTCACGAAGGTGGACATGCGTTATATGAACAACATATTTCAAAAGATTTAATTGGTACCCCATTACTAGCGGGAACATCGATGGGTATCCATGAATCGCAATCTTTATTCCATGAAATTTTCATTGGAAGAAACCGTTCGTTCTGGCAATATCATTACGACCGGTTTAAATCTTACGCAAAGGGACAGTTTGACGATGTTTCCCTCGACGATTTTTATCGAGCAATCAATGAAGTGAAACCGACTTTGATCCGCATCGAAGCGGATGAAGTGACGTACCCGCTACACGTGATCATTCGTTACGAAATTGAAAAGGCGCTCTTTAACGGAGAAATCGAAGTTAAGGACCTTCCGAAAATTTGGAATGAAAAATATAAACAGTATTTAGGGATCGAACCGGAAAACGATGGGGTCGGTGTTCTCCAAGACGTTCATTGGGCAGGTGGTAGTTTCGGATATTTCCCGAGTTATGCTCTCGGTTATATGTATGCAGCCCAAATGAAACATGCGATGTTAAAGGATATACCGGATTTTGACGATCGGTTAGCGAACGGGGACTTGGAACCGATTGAAGAGTGGCTGCGCGAAAACGTCCATCGATTCGGAAAAATGAAGAAACCGCTGGAAATTTTACAAGATGCAACCGGTGAACCGTTGAAAGCGAAATATTTACTCGAATACTTAAGGGAAAAATATAAAAATATTTACGATTTAGCGTAA
- a CDS encoding THUMP domain-containing class I SAM-dependent RNA methyltransferase, producing MTMFNILATSAMGLESVVAKEVRNLGYTCQVENGKIMYEGDERAIARSNLWLRTADRIKIIVGRFPATTFDQLFEGTKALPWEQFLTKDAQFPVMGKSVKSTLYSVPDCQSIVKKAIVERLRKKYKVNGWLEENGPIVPIEVSILKDQVTLTIDTSGVGLHKRGYRVGQGGAPLKETLAAALVLLTNWTPEKPFVDPFCGSGTISIEAALIGQNIAPGFNRDFLGESWHWLPKKVWDDARMEAEDLAEYDRELNIVGSDIDHQMTNIAMENAMEAGLSGIVQFKQMQATDFRSKDEYGVIVTNPPYGERLGEKKDVQKLYRQFGETLNNLSTWSFYILTADEQFETCFGKEATKKRKLYNGPLKTDYYQYWGPRKNNFRKS from the coding sequence ATGACAATGTTCAACATATTAGCCACATCGGCAATGGGTTTGGAATCCGTTGTGGCAAAGGAAGTTCGTAACCTCGGATATACTTGTCAAGTGGAAAACGGGAAAATTATGTATGAAGGTGATGAACGGGCGATAGCAAGGAGCAATTTATGGTTACGAACCGCGGATCGGATCAAAATCATCGTCGGTCGTTTTCCGGCTACAACGTTCGATCAACTATTTGAAGGGACAAAGGCGTTACCGTGGGAGCAATTTTTAACGAAGGACGCCCAATTTCCTGTAATGGGAAAATCGGTGAAATCCACATTGTATAGTGTGCCCGACTGTCAATCGATTGTAAAAAAAGCGATTGTCGAACGATTGCGAAAAAAATATAAAGTGAACGGTTGGTTGGAAGAAAACGGACCGATTGTTCCTATTGAAGTGTCGATTTTAAAAGACCAAGTGACGTTAACGATCGATACGAGTGGAGTCGGATTGCATAAAAGGGGATATCGAGTTGGCCAGGGAGGCGCACCGTTAAAAGAAACGTTGGCGGCAGCTCTCGTTTTATTGACGAACTGGACGCCGGAAAAACCTTTCGTTGATCCGTTTTGTGGGTCCGGTACGATTTCGATTGAAGCGGCCTTGATTGGACAAAATATCGCACCTGGTTTCAACCGGGACTTTCTCGGTGAAAGTTGGCATTGGTTACCGAAAAAGGTGTGGGATGACGCGAGAATGGAAGCGGAAGATTTAGCCGAATACGATCGGGAATTGAATATTGTCGGTTCCGATATCGATCATCAGATGACGAATATAGCAATGGAAAACGCAATGGAAGCAGGGCTTTCTGGTATCGTCCAATTCAAACAAATGCAAGCGACCGATTTTCGTTCAAAGGATGAGTACGGTGTCATCGTCACAAACCCGCCCTATGGTGAACGGTTAGGTGAAAAAAAGGACGTGCAGAAGCTATATCGTCAATTTGGTGAAACGTTAAACAATTTATCGACATGGTCCTTTTATATTCTTACGGCGGACGAACAGTTCGAAACATGTTTTGGAAAAGAGGCAACAAAAAAACGAAAATTATATAACGGTCCGCTTAAAACCGATTATTACCAATATTGGGGACCGAGGAAAAACAACTTCCGTAAATCATAA
- the gpsB gene encoding cell division regulator GpsB — protein sequence MEPNKVQLTAKEIVEKEFKTSMRGYNQEEVDAFLDRIIRDYEVFTQELESLKMENQRLKKQLEDARKQPSHVAAATNFDILKRLSNLEKHVFGNKLYD from the coding sequence ATGGAGCCGAATAAAGTGCAATTGACCGCAAAAGAAATTGTCGAAAAAGAATTTAAAACGAGTATGAGAGGATATAATCAAGAAGAAGTCGATGCGTTTTTGGATCGAATCATTAGAGATTACGAGGTTTTCACACAAGAACTGGAATCATTGAAAATGGAAAATCAGCGGCTTAAAAAGCAGTTGGAAGATGCACGAAAACAACCGTCCCACGTAGCGGCTGCGACGAATTTTGATATTTTAAAACGGCTGAGTAATCTCGAAAAACATGTATTTGGGAATAAATTATACGATTGA
- the pyc gene encoding pyruvate carboxylase, with amino-acid sequence MKTIKKVLVANRGEIAIRIFRACTELNIRTVAIYSKEDTGSYHRYKADEAYLVGEDKKPIDAYLDIEGIIKIAKKNDVDAIHPGYGFLSENIEFAKRCEEEGIIFIGPKLTHLEIFGDKVKAREAAEKAGLPVVPGKRIKAIEDVYEFVSENGYPIIIKAALGGGGRGMRIVQEEAELKESFQRAKSEAKSAFGSDEVYVEKFLPNPKHIEVQILADQHGNTVHLYERDCSVQRRHQKLVEVAPSVSLPETMREDLCQAAVRLMENTNYINAGTVEFLVAIDSFYFIEVNPRIQVEHTITELITGIDIVQSQILIAQGYSLFSKKIGIPPQSKIKTNGYGIQCRVTTEDPLNHFLPDTGKINVYRSSGGFGVRLDAGNGFQGAVISPHYDSLLVKVSTWGMTFEQAAAKMIRNLKEFRIRGIKTNIAFLENVIAHPKFQNGDYDTSFVDTTPELFQFPVRKDRATKMLTYIGDVVVNGFPGIGKVKKPYFNAPRIPQYDEGRTIMSGTKQILDQFGPEGLVDWIHKQEKVLITDTTFRDAHQSLLATRVRTYDLLKIAEPTAHLFKDAFSLEMWGGATFDVSYRFLKEDPWQRLIQLRKSIPNILFQMLLRGSNAVGYKNYPDNVIREFVKQAAESGIDVFRIFDSLNWLKGMEVAIEAVRETGKIAEAAICYTGDILDRTRTKYSREYYVTLAKELEKQGAHILAIKDMAGLLKPKAAYELISALKDEISIPIHLHTHDTSGNGIFTYAKAIEAGVDIVDTALSSMAGFTSQPSVNSLYYALQGMEGQPDVSISDLNRLANYWEDVRQYYCHFESGMKAPHAEVYDHEMPGGQYSNLQQQAKAVGLIDRWDDVKDMYRRVNYLFGDIVKVTPSSKVIGDMALFMVQNDLSERDVLEKGMTIDFPQSVIEFFQGYIGIPTGGFPKTLQKIVLKNRHPLTKRAGDIMEPIDFDQLKEELFVHLKRRPTIYDVLAYALYPKVFEDYAKSTHLYGDISRLDTPTFLFGLRLGEEVQVEIEQGKTLIIRLVSVGQVQKDGTRIVYFELNGQPREIVIKDVSAQVEIVERKKVDPAIEGQIGATMPGTVVKLLVEKGEKVTKGDHLVITEAMKMETTVQAPFTGTVEEIYVEAGDAIKPGDLLIEIRK; translated from the coding sequence ATGAAAACGATTAAAAAAGTATTAGTCGCCAATCGGGGAGAAATTGCCATTCGTATTTTTCGGGCATGTACGGAATTGAATATTCGTACAGTCGCCATTTATTCGAAGGAGGATACCGGTTCATATCACCGTTACAAAGCCGACGAAGCTTATTTAGTCGGAGAAGATAAAAAACCGATCGATGCCTATTTAGATATTGAAGGGATCATAAAAATAGCGAAAAAGAATGATGTTGATGCAATTCACCCGGGATACGGATTTTTGTCTGAAAATATTGAATTCGCAAAACGCTGTGAAGAAGAAGGGATTATTTTTATCGGTCCAAAGTTAACACATTTAGAAATATTTGGTGATAAGGTGAAAGCTCGAGAGGCAGCGGAAAAGGCTGGTTTGCCAGTAGTTCCTGGGAAGCGGATTAAAGCGATTGAAGACGTGTATGAATTTGTTTCGGAAAATGGCTACCCAATTATCATTAAAGCCGCCCTCGGTGGTGGGGGAAGGGGTATGCGTATTGTTCAAGAAGAAGCGGAATTGAAGGAAAGTTTCCAACGAGCGAAATCGGAAGCGAAATCCGCCTTCGGAAGCGATGAAGTGTACGTGGAGAAATTTTTACCAAATCCGAAACATATCGAAGTTCAAATATTAGCCGATCAACACGGAAATACGGTTCATTTATACGAAAGGGATTGCTCTGTTCAACGTCGTCATCAAAAATTGGTCGAAGTTGCTCCGAGCGTTTCTTTACCGGAAACGATGCGGGAAGATCTTTGTCAAGCTGCTGTCCGATTAATGGAAAATACGAATTATATAAATGCTGGTACAGTAGAGTTTTTAGTTGCGATCGATTCCTTTTACTTTATTGAAGTGAATCCGCGCATCCAAGTCGAACATACAATTACAGAATTAATTACAGGAATCGATATCGTCCAATCGCAAATTTTAATAGCACAAGGATATTCCTTGTTCAGTAAAAAAATCGGAATTCCACCTCAGTCTAAAATCAAAACGAACGGTTACGGTATTCAGTGCAGAGTTACGACAGAAGATCCATTGAACCACTTTTTACCGGATACTGGGAAGATTAATGTTTATCGGAGTAGCGGTGGTTTTGGAGTACGGTTAGATGCAGGCAACGGTTTTCAAGGGGCAGTCATTTCTCCCCATTATGATTCTTTGCTCGTGAAAGTATCCACCTGGGGGATGACCTTTGAACAAGCTGCAGCAAAAATGATTCGAAATTTAAAGGAATTCCGAATTCGTGGCATCAAAACAAATATTGCCTTTTTAGAAAATGTCATTGCCCATCCGAAGTTTCAAAACGGGGATTACGATACATCCTTTGTCGACACAACGCCGGAATTATTCCAATTTCCTGTCAGAAAGGATCGGGCAACAAAGATGTTGACGTATATCGGTGATGTCGTTGTCAACGGCTTTCCGGGAATTGGGAAGGTAAAAAAACCGTATTTTAATGCACCGAGGATTCCGCAATACGACGAAGGAAGAACGATTATGTCCGGTACGAAACAAATTCTTGACCAATTCGGCCCTGAAGGTTTAGTGGACTGGATTCATAAACAAGAGAAAGTGCTTATAACGGACACGACTTTTCGGGATGCCCACCAGTCGTTGTTGGCCACGCGCGTTCGTACGTACGATTTGCTGAAAATTGCCGAACCGACCGCCCATCTATTCAAGGATGCCTTTTCTTTAGAAATGTGGGGTGGAGCAACCTTTGATGTCAGCTACCGCTTTTTAAAGGAAGATCCTTGGCAAAGGCTCATCCAACTACGGAAGAGCATTCCAAATATTTTATTTCAAATGTTGTTACGCGGCTCAAATGCGGTCGGATATAAAAATTATCCTGATAATGTCATTCGTGAGTTTGTCAAACAGGCAGCGGAATCCGGAATTGATGTATTTCGTATTTTTGATAGCCTTAATTGGTTAAAGGGAATGGAAGTGGCAATTGAAGCGGTCCGAGAAACGGGAAAAATTGCTGAAGCGGCTATTTGCTATACCGGCGATATTTTAGATCGAACTAGGACGAAATATTCCCGGGAATATTATGTAACACTGGCGAAGGAGTTGGAAAAACAAGGGGCCCATATTTTAGCGATTAAAGATATGGCAGGATTATTAAAACCGAAGGCAGCCTACGAACTGATTTCTGCTTTAAAAGACGAAATATCGATCCCGATTCACTTACACACCCACGATACGAGTGGGAATGGTATTTTCACTTATGCAAAGGCAATTGAAGCCGGCGTGGACATCGTCGACACGGCATTAAGTTCGATGGCAGGATTCACTTCACAACCGAGTGTCAATTCGTTGTACTATGCGTTACAAGGAATGGAAGGACAACCCGATGTATCCATTTCCGACCTGAATCGATTGGCAAATTATTGGGAAGATGTCCGTCAATATTATTGCCATTTTGAAAGTGGAATGAAAGCCCCCCATGCTGAAGTGTACGATCATGAAATGCCAGGGGGACAATATAGCAATTTGCAACAACAGGCAAAGGCCGTAGGGTTGATTGATCGGTGGGATGATGTAAAAGATATGTATCGACGGGTCAATTATTTATTCGGCGATATCGTGAAAGTCACCCCTTCTTCCAAAGTGATCGGTGATATGGCGTTATTCATGGTGCAAAACGACCTATCCGAACGGGACGTATTGGAAAAAGGGATGACAATCGATTTTCCGCAATCGGTCATCGAGTTTTTCCAAGGGTATATCGGTATTCCTACCGGTGGTTTTCCAAAAACATTGCAAAAGATCGTTTTGAAAAACCGACATCCTTTGACGAAACGAGCGGGAGATATCATGGAACCGATTGACTTCGATCAATTGAAGGAAGAACTATTCGTCCATTTAAAAAGACGTCCGACAATTTACGATGTTTTAGCCTATGCCCTTTATCCGAAAGTGTTTGAGGATTATGCGAAAAGCACCCATCTTTACGGAGACATTTCACGGTTGGATACACCGACGTTTTTATTCGGTTTAAGGCTTGGAGAAGAAGTGCAAGTGGAAATTGAACAAGGGAAAACATTAATTATTCGTCTCGTTTCCGTAGGACAAGTTCAAAAGGACGGAACGAGGATCGTCTATTTTGAATTAAATGGACAACCTCGAGAAATCGTCATTAAAGATGTAAGTGCCCAAGTGGAAATCGTTGAAAGGAAAAAGGTCGATCCAGCCATCGAAGGACAGATCGGTGCGACGATGCCAGGAACCGTTGTAAAACTGTTAGTTGAAAAGGGAGAGAAAGTAACGAAGGGGGATCACCTCGTCATAACAGAAGCGATGAAGATGGAAACGACCGTCCAAGCTCCATTTACAGGAACGGTCGAAGAAATTTATGTGGAGGCAGGAGATGCAATCAAACCGGGGGACTTATTGATCGAAATAAGGAAATAA
- a CDS encoding FtsW/RodA/SpoVE family cell cycle protein, whose product MMKKVIKSFDYDLAVIYILLTIFGVIMVYSASMVTSIQVYGFDDSSFFFDKQVMNLIISYVAFLLAAFFPYKILKYNKIVVPMVFGSIIVLIAVQIIGNNVNNATSWIQMGTRSLQPSEFVKLIMIVYLASVYEKKQSYLNVFYKGVMPPIVILGFISILTAMQPDFGTAFIIFSTGLIIIFCTGLNWKNIFRLTALGVSFLLIFSPLLYFKRDAIFTENRLSRIYSYIDPFQYELEGGLQLVNSYLAIGSGGWQGLGLGKSIQKLGYLPEAHTDFIMAIIAEELGIFGVGFVIFSLGYIVLKGIRIGMKSKDPFGSLLAFGISGMIGIQTFINLGGVSGLIPITGVTLPFVSYGGSSLLSLSLSAGILMNVGMFANYEKKYAKKDKSVKARTPSKTHTNRPVQR is encoded by the coding sequence ATGATGAAAAAAGTGATAAAATCATTCGATTACGATTTAGCCGTCATATACATACTTTTAACGATATTCGGGGTGATCATGGTCTATAGTGCGAGTATGGTCACATCGATTCAAGTTTACGGATTTGATGACTCTAGCTTTTTTTTCGACAAACAAGTGATGAACTTGATCATTTCGTATGTTGCTTTTCTTCTTGCAGCCTTTTTTCCTTACAAAATACTAAAATATAACAAAATTGTTGTCCCGATGGTTTTCGGTAGTATTATTGTATTAATAGCCGTGCAAATAATTGGAAATAACGTCAATAACGCGACGAGTTGGATTCAAATGGGAACCCGTTCGCTTCAACCGTCCGAATTTGTTAAACTAATTATGATCGTTTATTTGGCGAGTGTGTATGAGAAAAAGCAATCGTATCTCAATGTTTTTTATAAAGGTGTTATGCCACCCATAGTCATTTTAGGTTTTATTTCCATATTGACTGCGATGCAACCGGACTTCGGTACCGCTTTTATTATATTTTCAACCGGTTTAATCATTATTTTTTGCACTGGATTAAATTGGAAAAATATTTTTCGTCTTACGGCTCTAGGTGTCAGTTTTTTACTCATTTTTTCCCCGTTGTTATATTTTAAAAGGGATGCTATATTTACTGAAAATCGACTCAGCCGGATATACAGTTATATCGATCCTTTCCAATATGAACTCGAAGGTGGCCTTCAACTCGTGAATTCGTATTTGGCAATCGGATCCGGAGGCTGGCAAGGACTAGGTTTAGGAAAAAGTATTCAAAAACTCGGATATTTACCCGAAGCCCACACGGATTTTATTATGGCGATTATTGCAGAAGAACTTGGCATTTTTGGTGTCGGTTTCGTTATCTTTAGCCTTGGTTACATCGTTTTAAAAGGAATTCGGATCGGAATGAAATCGAAGGATCCGTTCGGCAGTTTGTTAGCTTTCGGCATATCTGGAATGATCGGCATTCAAACGTTTATTAATTTAGGTGGCGTATCCGGACTTATTCCGATCACCGGTGTCACGCTTCCTTTCGTCAGTTACGGAGGGTCGTCATTATTATCCCTTTCCCTTTCCGCTGGGATTTTAATGAATGTAGGGATGTTTGCCAATTATGAAAAGAAATATGCAAAGAAAGATAAATCGGTAAAAGCAAGAACGCCAAGTAAGACTCATACGAACCGACCCGTCCAAAGATAA
- a CDS encoding YlaN family protein, producing MASDLKIDHREKAYTLLYAYADKIIKLIQVQMDHLTMPQCPLYEEVLDTQMFGLSRQIDFAVKLGLVDEKDGKELLNSVEKKLSALHEASMKKS from the coding sequence GTGGCCTCAGATTTGAAAATTGATCATCGGGAAAAAGCCTATACATTATTGTACGCTTATGCGGATAAAATCATTAAATTAATCCAAGTACAGATGGATCATTTAACGATGCCTCAATGTCCGCTTTATGAAGAAGTACTTGATACGCAAATGTTCGGCTTATCCCGTCAAATAGATTTTGCTGTAAAACTCGGTCTAGTAGACGAAAAAGATGGCAAGGAACTATTGAATTCCGTCGAGAAAAAATTATCTGCTTTACATGAAGCCTCAATGAAAAAATCATAA